A genome region from Mugil cephalus isolate CIBA_MC_2020 chromosome 13, CIBA_Mcephalus_1.1, whole genome shotgun sequence includes the following:
- the LOC125018553 gene encoding glutathione S-transferase 3-like — MAGKVVLYYFNGRGRMESIRWLLTAADVEFDEVFLTTREQYEKLLSDGALMFQQVPMVEMDGMKLVQTKAILNYIAEKYNLHGKDLKDRVMINMYTEALIDLMELIMILPFIPDPNSKLDNIQSKAKERYFPVFEKALSGCAHLVGGKLSSADVLLLESTLMLEEKFPAILSDFPNIKALQERMKSIPAISKFLQPGSKRKSPPDDVYRKTVMEVLQSSLLNR; from the exons ATGGCTGGAAAAGTTGTGCTGTATTATTTCAATGGGAGAGGGAGAATGGAGTCAATCCGCTGGCTCCTGACGGCTGCAGACGTGGAG TTTGATGAGGTGTTTCTGACCACCCGAGAGCAGTATGAGAAACTCCTGAGTG ATGGAGCGCTCATGTTTCAACAGGTCCCTATGGTGGAAATGGATGGAATGAAGCTGGTTCAGACAAAGGCCATCTTGAATTATATCGCAGAGAAGTACAATCTCCACGGGAAGGATCTCAAAGACCGTGTCAT GATCAACATGTACACAGAGGCACTGATTGATCTCATGGAGCTGATCATGATTCTGCCCTTCATTCCAGACCCCAACTCAAAACTGGACAACATTCAAAGTAAAGCAAAAGAGCGCTACTTTCCTGTGTTTGAAAAG GCGCTGTCTGGATGCGCACACCTGGTGGGAGGTAAACTAAGCAGTGCAGACGTCCTGTTGCTCGAATCCACCTTGATGCTGGAGGAGAAGTTTCCAGCAATTCTGTCCGACTTCCCCAACATCAAG GCCTTGCAGGAGAGGATGAAAAGTATTCCTGCCATCAGCAAGTTTCTGCAGCCTGGCAGCAAGAGGAAGTCGCCTCCAGACGACGTCTACAGGAAGACCGTCATGGAAGTGCTACAATCCAGTTTACTAAACCGATGA
- the LOC125018554 gene encoding glutathione S-transferase A4-like — protein sequence MAGKVVLHYFNGRGRMESIRWLLAAAEVEFDEVFLTTREQYEKLLSDGALMFQQVPLVEIDGMKLVQTKAILNYIAEKYNLHGKDLKDRVMINMYTEALIDLMEMIMILPFTPDPNSKLDNIQNKAKERYLPVFEKTLSGPPHLVGGKLTIADVLLLECTLMLEEQFPTILSKFPNIKAFQGRMKSIPAISKFLQPGSKRKPPPDDVYKKTIMEVFQFK from the exons ATGGCTGGAAAAGTTGTGCTTCACTATTTCAATGGGAGAGGGAGAATGGAGTCAATCCGCTGGCTCCTGGCGGCTGCAGAGGTGGAG TTTGATGAGGTGTTTCTGACCACCCGAGAGCAGTATGAGAAACTCCTGAGTG ATGGAGCGCTCATGTTTCAACAGGTCCCTTTGGTGGAAATAGATGGTATGAAGCTGGTTCAGACAAAGGCCATCCTGAATTACATCGCAGAGAAATACAATCTCCACGGGAAGGATCTCAAAGACCGTGTCAT GATCAACATGTACACAGAGGCTCTGATTGATCTCATGGAGATGATCATGATTCTGCCCTTCACTCCAGACCCCAACTCAAAACTGGACAACATTCAGAATAAAGCAAAAGAGCGCTACCTTCCTGTGTTTGAAAAG ACGCTGTCTGGACCCCCACACCTGGTGGGAGGTAAACTGACCATTGCAGACGTGCTGCTGCTCGAATGCACCTTGATGCTGGAGGAGCAGTTTCCAACAATTCTGTCCAAGTTCCCCAACATCAAG GCCTTCCAGGGGAGGATGAAATCTATCCCTGCCATCAGCAAGTTTCTGCAGCCTGGCAGCAAGAGGAAGCCGCCTCCAGACGACGTCTACAAGAAGACCATCATGGAAGTGTTCCAGTTTAAGTGA
- the tmem14a gene encoding transmembrane protein 14A, whose protein sequence is MDWIGFSYAAIIAFGGFMGYKRKGSVMSLVAGLVFGSFSAYGAYNISNDPKDIKILLLSSGVLAVVMGTRYKKSGKLMPAGIMSGLSLLMVFRLLLLIML, encoded by the exons ATGGACTGGATTGGGTTTAGCTATGCTGCAATCATTGCTTTTGGAGGATTTATGGGATACAAGAGAAAAG GCAGCGTGATGTCCCTGGTGGCTGGTTTAGTTTTCGGGAGTTTTTCTGCGTACGGCGCTTATAACATCTCTAACGACCCAAAGGACATCAAGATCTTGTTGC tctccTCGGGAGTCCTCGCAGTCGTCATGGGAACAAGATACAAGAAATCTGGAAAATTAATGCCAGCTGGCATTATGTCGGGACTGAG TTTGCTGATGGTGTTTCGACTGCTGCTCCTGATCATGTTGTGA